DNA from Chitinophaga pendula:
TTTCCCTGATCTCTTCTTCATGCTTATGGTAGATCTCCTGTTGCGCCTGTTTCATTTCACAATACAATACCATTTCTGTTTTCTCCGGTAGTTCGGTGGCTACCTGTTGTTTGGTACGACGAAGTACAAAAGGTTTTATGCGGGTTTGCAGTTCTTTAGCGCGTCTACTGTCTTTGAATTTGTCTATCGGGGAGGAATAGATATCCTTAAAGTACTGTTTGTTGCCCAGCAGGCCGGGACAGGCGAATGACAGTTGTGCATAGAGATCGAAGGTATTGTTTTCGATGGGAGTGCCGGTGATGGCGATCTTGTTGCGGGACTGTAAAAGCCTGGCTGCCTTATAGCGTTGGGAGCCAGGATTTTTGATATGCTGTGATTCATCGAGGAAGACGTAATTAAAGACATATGTTTTCAGGAAGGTGATATCTGCCAGCAAGGTGCCGTAGGTGGTGAGTATTACCTCGTGTTGATCAAATACTGCTGTATTTTTCGCTCTATCGGCTCCATAGATGGTATGGACGTGGATGGAAGGTGCGAACTTCTGCAGTTCCTGTTGCCAGTTGAAGATCAGGGAGGAGGGTACTACCAGCAGGTTGGTATTGTGTGATACTTTTTCCCGCTGGGAGAGGATAAAGGCGATGATCTGGATGGTTTTGCCTAAACCCATATCGTCTGCCAGGCAGCCACCGAAGTTGCAATCATCCAGGAAGTTAAGCCAGTTGAGGCCCAGTTGCTGATAGGGGCGGAGGGTGGTCTGTAAGGCGGCAGGTACGGGGATGGCCGGGATGGCATCGAAGTTGCTTAACTTTTCTTCATAGGCCCTGATCTCTGTTTGTACCTCTGCGGACAATACTTCTTCCTCATACAAGGCAGTTATGGACGAAAAATTGATCTTATAGGTATGCAGCAGGTCGTCGGGGCCGATATCACCTGATTTGAAATAGGCATCAAAACGTTCGAGCCATTCGGCTGGCAGCAGGCCTATAGTACCATCGTCGAGCTGTACATACCTGCGTTTGTCGCGGACAGCTTTGTGCAGGTGTTTGAGGGAGGCTTTCTTCTTACCATAGCGTACATCTATGCGGGTATCGAACCAGTTGACCCCACTGATCACTTGTACTTTCACTTCGGGTTTGTACTGGCTGAGTTTATTATCTGAAAGTTCGTTGAAGCCCAGTATCTGTATACCTTCCTGGCGCCAGCGTTCGAAAGTATCGAGGAACCAGGCATCGTCGAGGAACCGTTTTTTATGCAAGTAGAAATAATCTATCGACTTCTCCTGTGCCTGTTCCATAAAGAACGGATGCTGGCGGACGATGAGCGAAATAAAGTCTTTTTCGGCTGCATCCTCTCTTTTAACCATGAATTCTTTGCCTTTGTGGTCGACGCCATACACCTGCTGATTAGAACGTACGGATACTTCGACATCGCCGTATCGCATGATGGGTATCAGCATTACATGAGGGCCGAAGTCGGACAGGTAGATGAAACGTTCCGGCGCTTGCTGGAAACCGTATTGGCGGAGCTGGTCATTGGTAGCTGGTGGAATATGTTTGTACTCGACGGGGGTATGTAATGCTATTTTATGTAACAAGGCATTACGGAAGGCCTGGTACTTGGATTGATGAATCAGTAGTCTGCCTGGCCGCTTCCGGAAGAACTGTATGAGCTGCAGGGTGCTCAGCTGATCTACCAGGAAGAAGGTGCCTGCATCGTGCATGAAATATCCGAAGCGTATATCCAGTTCGTATAGCGAGTAACTGCGATCCCGGATGTGCAGCTGCCCGGACCATGCATAAAATTCCCCTTCTTTGTCAACGCTTAGTTTGACCTGCATCTCATCGGTACTGAACTGTATGGGTACGATGTTGGTTGCGGTTACATTTTCTGCTGCTGCAGCGTCGTGATAATATATAGGTAGCTTGTCTGGATTGCGGATGATCGCTTTAAGATTTTGGATGACGGTCGCTATCTGTTTGTTGTCGATGTTGTTTTGTAACCTGGAGATGGCGGTGTAACATTTCAGTGCGGCCGGGTCTTCTTTTTCCCAGATGACATCGAGCGGGTTGACGGCTGAGAGTGGATTTTTGACCTTTCCTTCTTTAGTGGTCGCTGCGGTATAGAGTTCAGCTACCACATGTCTATAATATTTATGTTGGCGGATGACGAGCAGGCGGGTAG
Protein-coding regions in this window:
- a CDS encoding DEAD/DEAH box helicase, translated to MPLLSNMVHHSLHNDEYIIRQFDFGSWEMQWLSDTTTAPSPYLLFTPTQLEEDLGVFVSEHGTMVNTTVQVKKQDDDLLLSCSCQQPKDQLCEHQQAVLYNITRRESYRIFFDDHLRHEKVSAVAKDYGMEHMKDLMSYFKVSYNDGQVNIIPRTSNLLPVTDESLQQLSSLLLSSSPMPPDTDHTGDVAATRLLVIRQHKYYRHVVAELYTAATTKEGKVKNPLSAVNPLDVIWEKEDPAALKCYTAISRLQNNIDNKQIATVIQNLKAIIRNPDKLPIYYHDAAAAENVTATNIVPIQFSTDEMQVKLSVDKEGEFYAWSGQLHIRDRSYSLYELDIRFGYFMHDAGTFFLVDQLSTLQLIQFFRKRPGRLLIHQSKYQAFRNALLHKIALHTPVEYKHIPPATNDQLRQYGFQQAPERFIYLSDFGPHVMLIPIMRYGDVEVSVRSNQQVYGVDHKGKEFMVKREDAAEKDFISLIVRQHPFFMEQAQEKSIDYFYLHKKRFLDDAWFLDTFERWRQEGIQILGFNELSDNKLSQYKPEVKVQVISGVNWFDTRIDVRYGKKKASLKHLHKAVRDKRRYVQLDDGTIGLLPAEWLERFDAYFKSGDIGPDDLLHTYKINFSSITALYEEEVLSAEVQTEIRAYEEKLSNFDAIPAIPVPAALQTTLRPYQQLGLNWLNFLDDCNFGGCLADDMGLGKTIQIIAFILSQREKVSHNTNLLVVPSSLIFNWQQELQKFAPSIHVHTIYGADRAKNTAVFDQHEVILTTYGTLLADITFLKTYVFNYVFLDESQHIKNPGSQRYKAARLLQSRNKIAITGTPIENNTFDLYAQLSFACPGLLGNKQYFKDIYSSPIDKFKDSRRAKELQTRIKPFVLRRTKQQVATELPEKTEMVLYCEMKQAQQEIYHKHEEEIREMIKTSMADDSTKTPMHILKGLIRLRQICDAPVLVKDEVKTINDSAKLDMLLEQIQSKSPQHKILVFSQFVGMLELVKAALEELCIGYCWLSGKTLQRGKVVNEFQENPEKRVFLISLKAGGTGLNLTAADYVYIIEPWWNPAVEQQAIDRSYRIGQEKHVVAVRLICPDTIEEKIVKLQTSKKDLADDLIQTDSALLATLNKAALLSLLQHDPH